One region of Sus scrofa isolate TJ Tabasco breed Duroc chromosome 3, Sscrofa11.1, whole genome shotgun sequence genomic DNA includes:
- the LAT gene encoding linker for activation of T-cells family member 1, whose protein sequence is MEAVSLIPYALGLLLLPLLAVLLMALCVRCRELPGSYDTAAPDSLTPSSIVIKRPPTLAPWPPATSYPPMTSYPPLSQPDLLPIPRSPQPPGGSHRMPSSRQDSDGANSVASYENEGASAILAALAGRRPGPALGSADPVSFPPEPVCEDADEDEDEEDYHNEGYLVVLPDSVPATGATVPAAPASNKPGLRDSAFSMESGEDYVNVPESEESADASLNGSREYVNVSQELQPVAKTKPATVRSQEVEDEEAPDYENLQLN, encoded by the exons ATGGAGGCGGTCAGCCTGATCCCCTACGCACTGGgcctcctgctgctgcccctcTTGGCCGTGTTGCTGATGGCACTGTGTGTGCGTTGCCGAGAGCTGCCAG GCTCATATGACACTGCTGCCCCCGATAG TTTGACCCCAAGTAGCATCGTGATCAAGCGGCCTC CCACACTTGCCCCCTGGCCACCAGCCACTTCCTACCCGCCTATGACCTCCTACCCACCCCTGAGCCAGCCAGATCTGCTCCCCATCCC GCGATCCCCGCAGCCCCCCGGAGGCTCCCACCGCATGCCTTCTTCCCGGCAGGACTCAGATGGTG CCAACAGTGTGGCCAGCTACGAGAACGAGGGTGCGTCTGCGATCCTGGCGGCCCTGgctgggaggaggccagggcCCGCCCTGGGCTCTGCTGACCCTGTGTCGTTCCCCCCAGAGccagtctgtgaggatgcggacgAAGACGAGGATGAGGAAGACTATCACAACGAGGGCTACTT GGTGGTGCTTCCCGACAGCGTCCCAGCCACTGGCGCCACGGTCCCAGCAGCTCCTGCGTCCAACAAGCCCGGCCTCCGAGACAGCGCCTTTTCCA TGGAGTCCGGGGAAGATTACGTGAACGTTCCTGAGAGTGAGGAGAGTGCAGATGCGTCTCTAA ATGGGAGCCGGGAGTATGTGAACGTGTCCCAGGAGCTACAGCCCGTGGCCAAGACCAAGCctg CCACCGTGCGTTCCCAGGAGGTGGAGGATGAAGAAGCTCCAGATTACGAGAATCTGCAGCTTAACTGA